From the genome of Scytonema hofmannii PCC 7110, one region includes:
- a CDS encoding NAD-dependent epimerase/dehydratase family protein, which translates to MVKSIVTGVAGFIGSNLVEALLKQGEEVIGIDEFNDYYDPALKRKNIAHLHNHPGFKLIEGDIRTLDWSTLLKDVDVVYHQAAQAGVRASWGQGFRLYTERNISATQILLEAAKDAKQLKRLVFASTSSIYGDAETLPTHEEICPKPVSPYGITKLAAEQLCRLYHKNFGVPYVALRYFTVYGPRQRPDMAFHKFFKSVLLDEAIPIYGDGYQTRDFTFVSDAVAANLAAATVFEAVGEIFNIGGGSRVVLTQVLDTMEEIIGKPIKRNHVEKAMGDARHTAADVSKAQRILGYEPQVSLAEGLAQEWHWVKSLY; encoded by the coding sequence ATGGTTAAAAGTATAGTTACTGGAGTAGCAGGATTTATAGGTTCCAACCTTGTAGAGGCTTTGTTGAAACAAGGTGAAGAAGTCATTGGAATAGACGAATTTAATGATTACTACGATCCAGCATTAAAACGCAAAAATATCGCACACTTGCACAATCATCCTGGTTTTAAATTAATTGAGGGAGATATTCGCACTTTAGACTGGTCAACACTCTTAAAAGATGTTGACGTAGTTTACCATCAGGCAGCACAAGCGGGAGTTCGGGCAAGTTGGGGTCAAGGGTTTCGTCTGTACACAGAACGGAATATTAGTGCTACACAAATTCTGTTGGAAGCGGCGAAGGATGCAAAACAGTTGAAAAGACTGGTATTTGCTTCAACCTCCAGCATCTACGGTGATGCTGAGACTCTGCCAACTCATGAAGAGATATGCCCTAAACCAGTTTCTCCTTACGGTATTACTAAACTAGCTGCCGAGCAATTATGCAGACTGTATCACAAAAACTTTGGCGTACCTTATGTGGCACTGCGTTATTTCACAGTTTACGGTCCGAGGCAGCGTCCGGATATGGCATTTCATAAGTTTTTTAAATCGGTGTTATTAGATGAGGCTATTCCTATCTATGGCGATGGTTACCAAACACGAGACTTTACCTTTGTGAGTGATGCCGTAGCAGCCAATTTAGCTGCAGCGACTGTATTTGAAGCCGTGGGAGAAATATTTAACATTGGCGGTGGTAGTCGAGTTGTGCTAACTCAGGTTTTGGATACGATGGAAGAAATTATTGGAAAACCGATTAAAAGAAACCACGTAGAAAAAGCAATGGGAGATGCCCGTCACACAGCCGCCGATGTATCTAAAGCACAGAGAATACTGGGTTATGAGCCTCAAGTTTCTCTAGCTGAAGGCTTGGCTCAGGAATGGCATTGGGTGAAATCGTTGTACTAG
- the purD gene encoding phosphoribosylamine--glycine ligase: protein MKVLVVGNGGREHALAWKLLQSKQIGQVVCVPGNGGTASMERCQNLSLRVDDFEGISQFAQSESISLIVVGPEVPLAQGITDNLQAKGFLVFGPSKAGAQIEASKAWAKALMQEAKIPTARSAVFTEVEAAKSYVKAQGVPIVVKADGLAAGKGVIVAETLEQAHKAIDAMFGGHFGSAGKFVVIEEYLTGQEVSVLALTDGISIRPLLPAQDHKRIGEGDTGENTGGMGVYAPAPIVTPELMTSIQTEVLEKAIATLKAKGIDYRGVLYAGLMITPQGEFKVLEFNCRFGDPETQVILPLLETPLEELILACVQQRLSEMPPITWKQGACATVVAASGGYPGTYETGKVITGIDRAEASGTIVFHAGTQFNQGQLVTDGGRVLNVTGVGKDFDAALDQAYLGMQQIHFEGMYYRRDIGYRVRK from the coding sequence GTGAAAGTTTTAGTTGTAGGTAATGGAGGGCGGGAACATGCTCTTGCCTGGAAACTGTTGCAATCAAAACAAATTGGGCAGGTTGTGTGCGTGCCGGGAAATGGCGGTACGGCAAGCATGGAACGCTGCCAAAACTTGTCTTTGCGTGTAGATGATTTCGAGGGAATCAGCCAATTTGCCCAAAGTGAGAGCATTTCTTTAATTGTAGTCGGACCTGAAGTACCCTTGGCACAAGGAATCACAGATAACCTCCAAGCCAAAGGTTTCCTGGTTTTTGGTCCAAGCAAAGCAGGAGCACAAATTGAAGCCAGCAAGGCTTGGGCAAAAGCACTGATGCAAGAAGCAAAAATTCCTACAGCACGCTCTGCAGTATTTACAGAGGTAGAAGCAGCAAAATCTTATGTTAAAGCGCAGGGAGTTCCAATTGTTGTCAAAGCCGATGGGTTGGCAGCTGGCAAAGGTGTCATTGTTGCCGAAACATTGGAACAGGCACATAAGGCAATTGATGCCATGTTTGGCGGACACTTCGGCAGTGCGGGGAAATTTGTCGTCATTGAAGAGTATTTGACTGGGCAAGAAGTTTCTGTTTTAGCGTTGACCGATGGGATTTCAATCCGCCCATTGCTACCAGCTCAAGACCACAAGCGCATTGGAGAAGGCGATACGGGAGAAAATACAGGTGGGATGGGTGTTTATGCACCAGCCCCCATTGTGACACCTGAGTTGATGACAAGCATTCAAACAGAAGTTTTAGAGAAAGCGATCGCGACTTTAAAAGCCAAGGGCATTGACTACCGTGGAGTATTATATGCCGGGTTGATGATTACCCCGCAAGGTGAATTTAAGGTGTTGGAATTTAACTGTCGTTTTGGCGATCCAGAAACACAAGTGATACTACCACTTTTAGAAACGCCTCTAGAAGAATTAATTCTTGCCTGCGTGCAACAGCGCTTGAGTGAAATGCCACCCATTACCTGGAAACAAGGAGCTTGTGCCACAGTCGTTGCTGCTTCTGGGGGTTATCCGGGAACCTATGAAACAGGAAAAGTCATCACTGGCATCGATCGCGCAGAAGCATCTGGAACGATTGTATTTCACGCTGGCACTCAGTTCAACCAAGGACAGTTAGTAACAGATGGCGGTAGAGTGTTAAATGTTACTGGAGTTGGGAAAGATTTTGATGCAGCACTTGACCAAGCCTACCTTGGGATGCAGCAGATTCACTTTGAGGGAATGTATTACCGACGAGATATTGGGTATCGGGTGAGGAAGTAG
- the nblS gene encoding two-component system sensor histidine kinase NblS → MLAILKTIKEAIVNWWSEFTLQTKLLAAATLVVSLVMSGLTFWAINTIQLDARLNDTRFGRDLGLLLAANVAPLIADRNLTEVSQFSQRFYSSTSSVRYMLYANEEGKIYFGIPFWEPEVETSLAIKRRIQLPDDYAADADKPMVRQHRSPDGEVTDVFVPLTVDGKYLGVLAIGINPNPAAVISTNFTRDVTIAVFISIWVMVILGGVINALTITKPIKELLVGVKQIAAGNFKQQIDLPLGGELGELILNFNEMAERLERYEEQNIEELTAEKAKLETLVSTIADGAVLIDNNMQVILVNPTARRIFNWEGIEVVGENVLRYLPPLVEMEVRRPLYEMALGECESAEFRISLNQPTQRTIRILLTTVVNQQRESIKGIAITVQDITREVELNEAKSQFISNVSHELRTPLFNIKSFIETLHEYGEDLSTVERQEFLETVNHETDRLTRLVNDVLDLSKLESGRRYNLDGLDLSQAIEQTLRTYQLNAKDKGIELIQEVAPKLPLVVGNYDLLLQVLANLVGNALKFTQAGGKVAIRAYQLESKTNSSDRQISQVRVEISDTGIGIAPEDQEAIFDRFFRVENRVHTLEGTGLGLSIVRNIMEKHHSKVHLVSEVGVGTTFWFDLTVYEEVSQFGKLSTVV, encoded by the coding sequence ATGCTGGCTATTTTAAAAACAATCAAAGAAGCAATTGTCAATTGGTGGTCGGAGTTTACCCTCCAGACAAAGCTTTTAGCGGCTGCCACATTAGTCGTGTCTTTAGTAATGAGTGGTTTGACCTTTTGGGCAATAAATACGATTCAGCTAGATGCACGTCTAAACGACACGCGCTTTGGTCGGGATCTGGGGCTGTTACTAGCTGCCAACGTTGCCCCACTCATTGCCGATCGCAATCTTACAGAAGTCTCACAATTTTCTCAACGCTTTTACAGCAGTACTTCGAGTGTACGTTATATGCTCTACGCCAATGAGGAGGGGAAAATTTATTTTGGCATTCCCTTTTGGGAACCAGAAGTGGAAACCTCTCTTGCTATCAAACGGCGAATACAGCTACCCGATGATTATGCGGCTGATGCTGATAAGCCAATGGTACGGCAACACCGATCCCCTGACGGGGAAGTTACCGATGTGTTTGTTCCTTTGACAGTAGATGGCAAATACTTAGGCGTGTTGGCGATTGGCATTAACCCCAACCCGGCGGCGGTGATCTCCACAAACTTCACTCGCGATGTCACTATTGCTGTATTTATCTCAATTTGGGTGATGGTGATTTTAGGAGGAGTAATTAATGCTTTAACCATTACCAAGCCCATCAAAGAATTACTTGTAGGAGTAAAACAAATTGCTGCAGGAAATTTTAAGCAGCAAATAGACTTACCGCTAGGAGGCGAACTAGGGGAGTTAATTCTCAATTTTAATGAGATGGCAGAACGCTTGGAGCGTTACGAAGAACAAAACATTGAAGAACTGACAGCAGAGAAAGCCAAACTCGAAACATTGGTTTCTACAATTGCCGATGGTGCCGTCCTCATTGATAACAATATGCAAGTCATTTTAGTCAACCCCACAGCCAGGAGGATTTTTAACTGGGAAGGCATTGAGGTTGTAGGAGAAAATGTTTTGCGTTACTTACCGCCCTTAGTAGAAATGGAAGTGAGGCGTCCTTTGTATGAAATGGCACTTGGAGAATGTGAAAGTGCAGAATTTCGCATTTCACTGAACCAACCCACGCAAAGAACAATCCGTATTCTTTTAACAACGGTTGTCAACCAACAACGGGAAAGTATTAAAGGTATTGCGATCACTGTACAAGATATCACTCGTGAAGTAGAACTGAACGAGGCAAAAAGTCAATTTATCAGCAACGTTTCTCACGAACTGAGAACTCCATTATTTAATATTAAATCCTTTATTGAAACATTACACGAATACGGCGAAGACTTAAGCACGGTAGAACGTCAGGAGTTTCTAGAAACTGTCAATCATGAAACAGACCGGTTGACTCGCTTAGTCAATGATGTTTTGGATTTATCAAAACTTGAATCAGGTCGCAGGTATAATTTGGATGGATTAGATTTGTCACAAGCTATCGAACAAACGCTGCGGACTTACCAATTAAATGCCAAAGATAAAGGTATTGAACTGATTCAGGAAGTTGCTCCTAAGTTACCGTTAGTTGTTGGCAATTACGATCTGTTGTTGCAAGTGTTAGCTAATCTGGTAGGTAACGCCCTCAAGTTCACCCAAGCAGGTGGAAAAGTCGCAATCCGCGCATACCAACTCGAATCAAAAACGAATTCAAGCGATCGCCAGATATCTCAAGTTAGAGTAGAAATCTCTGATACTGGCATTGGCATTGCTCCAGAAGATCAAGAAGCTATTTTTGACCGCTTCTTTCGAGTAGAAAATCGAGTGCATACCCTAGAGGGAACTGGTTTGGGTTTATCAATTGTCAGAAATATTATGGAAAAGCATCACAGTAAAGTTCATTTGGTGAGCGAAGTGGGTGTTGGTACCACTTTTTGGTTTGACTTAACAGTCTATGAAGAAGTGTCTCAATTTGGCAAATTGTCAACCGTAGTTTAA
- a CDS encoding peptidase domain-containing ABC transporter: MSYYLIRQHSEEDCGAACLATIAKHYGRLFSLNRVREAVGTGQLGTSLLGLKRGAEALGFNARGVRVAPEILNKLNELSLPTIIHWQGYHWVVLYGRRGKKYIIADPAIGVRYLSESELLKGWGNWLMLLLEPDSVRFFAQPNDNIGNFRRFLQPIWNYRAILGEIFLLNIFLGLLSLISPFLLQLLTDDVLVRGDTRLLEIVTIAAIVMNFVSSSLRLVQSNLITHFAQRLQLGLVLEFSRQILRLPLLYYESHRSGEIMSRLRDIQEINQLVSQSVIGLPSQFFIALISLTFMLSYSSKLTLITLLFSGLMTSSTLIFLPILQQKTRNILALEAENQGILVETFKGAITLKSTSAELQLWEEFQSQFGRLANLTFKTTQISTINNIFSGLVFAIGSIILLWFGSSLAIAKELTIGQLLAFNSMNGNFLGFINTVISFANALVQAKTSIQRLTEVIDTTPENQGDDKKPWVKISPSADIICTNVNFHYAGRVDLLKDFSLTIPGGKVVALVGQSGCGKSTLAKLIAGLYLLQSGNIRIEDYNLQDIRLDMLRQQVVLIPQEPHFWSRSIIENFRLGAPQVSFEEIVRACKVTGADEFISRLPDKYQTVLGEFGANLSGGQRQRLSIARAIVCDPPILIMDESTGALDPSGESQLLHQLLSDRYGKTTILISHRLHVIQHADWVIVLNEGRVSSQGLFEDLKTQPENPLFFLTNPM, translated from the coding sequence ATGTCTTATTACCTCATTCGCCAGCATAGTGAAGAAGATTGTGGAGCTGCTTGTCTTGCTACAATTGCCAAACACTATGGTCGTTTATTTAGTCTTAACCGCGTTCGCGAAGCTGTAGGAACTGGACAACTAGGAACTTCTTTGTTGGGACTCAAAAGGGGAGCTGAAGCCTTAGGATTCAATGCTAGAGGAGTCAGGGTTGCACCAGAAATTCTCAATAAACTCAATGAGTTATCCCTACCTACAATTATTCATTGGCAAGGTTATCATTGGGTCGTTTTGTATGGACGACGTGGTAAAAAGTATATAATTGCCGATCCGGCTATAGGCGTTCGTTATCTCTCTGAGTCTGAACTCTTAAAGGGCTGGGGAAATTGGCTGATGCTTTTACTAGAACCAGATAGCGTTCGCTTTTTTGCTCAACCAAATGATAACATTGGCAATTTTAGACGATTCCTCCAACCAATATGGAACTACCGCGCCATTTTAGGAGAAATATTTTTACTCAACATTTTTTTAGGTTTGCTATCTCTGATTTCTCCTTTTTTACTACAATTGCTAACCGATGATGTGCTAGTTCGTGGAGATACCCGGCTGCTTGAAATTGTCACAATCGCAGCAATAGTCATGAATTTTGTGAGCAGCAGCCTCAGACTCGTCCAATCTAATTTAATTACCCATTTTGCTCAACGACTTCAGTTAGGTTTAGTCTTGGAATTTAGTCGGCAAATTCTGCGCTTACCGCTTTTATACTACGAATCTCATCGTAGTGGTGAAATTATGAGTCGGCTGCGCGATATTCAAGAAATTAACCAATTGGTTTCTCAATCAGTCATTGGGCTACCCAGCCAATTCTTTATTGCTTTAATTTCCTTGACTTTTATGCTTTCTTATAGTAGTAAACTGACTTTAATTACTTTACTTTTTTCAGGTTTAATGACATCTTCCACCTTGATTTTTCTACCAATTCTTCAACAAAAAACACGAAATATACTAGCTTTAGAAGCCGAGAATCAAGGAATTTTAGTTGAAACTTTCAAGGGAGCAATAACACTTAAGAGTACGTCAGCAGAGCTTCAGTTATGGGAGGAATTTCAGAGTCAATTTGGCAGGTTAGCAAATTTAACATTTAAAACGACTCAAATTTCTACAATTAACAATATCTTTTCTGGGCTAGTTTTTGCAATTGGTAGCATTATCCTATTGTGGTTCGGTAGTTCTCTGGCGATCGCTAAAGAACTGACAATCGGACAATTGCTTGCTTTCAACAGCATGAATGGAAATTTTCTCGGTTTTATTAACACAGTCATTAGTTTTGCCAATGCGCTAGTACAAGCGAAAACTTCAATTCAACGTTTAACAGAAGTCATCGATACAACTCCAGAAAATCAAGGAGATGATAAAAAGCCCTGGGTCAAAATTTCCCCTAGTGCTGATATCATTTGTACGAATGTCAATTTCCACTATGCAGGACGAGTTGACCTACTCAAAGATTTTTCTCTCACAATTCCTGGGGGTAAAGTTGTTGCTTTAGTTGGTCAATCGGGTTGCGGTAAAAGCACCCTAGCAAAACTCATTGCAGGGCTGTACCTCCTTCAATCTGGTAATATCCGGATAGAAGATTATAACCTGCAAGATATAAGACTTGATATGCTCCGTCAGCAAGTTGTACTTATTCCTCAAGAACCACACTTTTGGAGCCGTTCCATCATTGAAAATTTCCGTTTAGGTGCTCCTCAAGTCTCCTTTGAAGAAATAGTCCGTGCTTGTAAGGTAACAGGTGCTGATGAATTTATTAGCCGATTACCCGATAAATATCAAACTGTCTTAGGTGAGTTTGGCGCGAATCTCTCAGGTGGTCAGCGTCAGCGTTTATCAATAGCTAGAGCCATTGTTTGTGACCCACCTATCCTCATTATGGATGAATCTACTGGCGCTCTAGATCCATCAGGAGAATCTCAATTACTGCATCAATTATTAAGCGATCGCTACGGAAAAACAACAATTCTCATCAGTCATCGTCTCCACGTAATTCAGCACGCAGATTGGGTTATTGTACTCAACGAAGGTCGCGTTAGCAGTCAAGGACTTTTTGAAGATCTAAAAACACAACCTGAAAACCCCTTATTTTTCCTCACAAATCCCATGTAA
- a CDS encoding HlyD family efflux transporter periplasmic adaptor subunit, producing MLRDPTPDLIRSINCDEFLPPISAWAWLGGLAIAGGCSIAIVLAAITKYNITVKAVAVIRPLGEVRVVQAAVEGTIQTLKAIENQVVKQGDIIAYIDDSHLQTQKSQFQDKIQHEQQQLNEIDDQIRAIKAQITAESNYLKRTIASTRAELTRNQREYQNQQVIKQTELQEAEANLKLAKDERDRYRYAAESGVVSRLQYTAKEQGFRVAEARLARAKAALYPSNANVTVAVERIAQEQARGESTLASLNREQKALLQSRVELASQINKDQKDLHQLSLDRKKNVLRSPVNGVILKLNLRNKDQVVRAGDTIAQIAPSNTALVVKALVTAQDIGKVAVGQKAQLRVSTYPYPDYGVIQGKVIAVAPDAISAQINATTLNQFPASSLQGSLSNGANGYYEVTIQPATPYFIKVGDNMPEEQHQYSIQPGMEGTVDIISREETVLKFILRKIRLSSDF from the coding sequence ATGCTTAGAGATCCAACGCCAGACTTAATCCGTTCCATCAACTGTGATGAGTTTTTACCACCGATCTCTGCTTGGGCATGGTTAGGTGGTTTAGCGATCGCAGGAGGATGTAGTATTGCTATTGTGCTTGCTGCTATTACAAAATACAACATCACCGTGAAAGCGGTGGCTGTCATTCGCCCATTAGGTGAGGTGCGGGTTGTACAAGCTGCTGTAGAAGGAACAATCCAGACTCTTAAAGCCATAGAAAACCAGGTTGTAAAACAGGGAGATATCATTGCTTATATTGATGATTCCCATCTGCAAACCCAAAAGAGTCAGTTCCAGGACAAAATTCAGCACGAACAGCAACAGTTAAATGAAATCGATGACCAAATTCGGGCAATAAAAGCTCAAATTACAGCAGAATCGAACTATTTGAAGCGAACAATTGCCTCCACACGAGCCGAACTCACTCGCAATCAACGAGAGTACCAAAACCAACAGGTGATTAAACAAACTGAATTGCAGGAAGCTGAAGCCAACTTAAAATTAGCAAAAGATGAGCGCGATCGCTATAGATATGCTGCTGAATCTGGCGTTGTATCCCGGTTGCAATATACCGCAAAAGAGCAAGGTTTTCGAGTCGCTGAAGCTCGACTAGCACGCGCAAAAGCTGCTCTTTATCCTAGTAATGCAAACGTAACTGTTGCAGTAGAGCGAATTGCACAAGAACAAGCCAGGGGAGAATCAACTCTCGCGAGTTTAAACCGAGAGCAAAAAGCACTCCTTCAAAGTCGAGTTGAACTTGCAAGCCAAATAAATAAAGACCAAAAAGACTTACACCAACTTTCTTTGGATCGAAAGAAGAACGTTCTACGCTCTCCGGTTAATGGCGTCATCCTCAAGCTCAATCTCAGAAATAAAGACCAAGTTGTGCGAGCGGGAGATACGATCGCTCAAATTGCTCCAAGCAACACCGCTCTAGTTGTGAAAGCATTGGTAACAGCGCAAGATATTGGCAAAGTGGCTGTAGGACAAAAGGCACAATTACGAGTATCGACCTATCCCTATCCCGATTATGGAGTCATCCAGGGAAAAGTGATTGCAGTTGCTCCTGATGCAATTTCTGCTCAAATTAATGCTACAACTCTCAATCAATTCCCTGCAAGCAGTTTGCAAGGAAGTCTTAGCAATGGCGCAAATGGATACTATGAAGTCACGATTCAACCTGCGACTCCTTACTTTATCAAAGTAGGGGATAATATGCCAGAAGAACAGCATCAATATTCTATTCAACCAGGAATGGAGGGAACTGTAGATATTATTTCAAGAGAAGAAACTGTATTAAAATTTATCCTGCGTAAAATAAGACTGTCATCTGATTTTTGA
- a CDS encoding GMC oxidoreductase, which produces MDFVPYHSGSVGSLQESETAFANQMIGARSFIAAPVKKFYVKFRTQSYRPNHLVTIRNNVDGWWQDIYGAYYNSEWVFFLEESKYRNGLKIKFVLDRQVWMEGEDIQLQPFGEHIFTEKSVFFGSVPPRYLHGYDNLRTDDSKLQQDAIPRNNDETIEYDVVIIGSGMGGGILADAISDKGRRVLVLEAGSLLYPTHMTNLPGDWSRLPSHHQVGHFTNEPGSEFLSGVQMNFGGRSIFWSGLIPRMHDWEILAWPESIGQYLKSSQGYDRAEKLMRKQKTLGRFQNRVVSELQGAFSNYKVEDLPRSRHQPNLDNQGSLENVLEASTGTFSTASLLLDSLSFNGPVGRDNLTINLNHLVTHIETDGSKAVAVVCQDLIGNQQRRYRAKRIVLAAGSLETPRIAMGSKLSDPNQKIGVGLTDHPAFFSNTYELDLNSPYNGFENHAKILMYHKQATTTEHPYNVELLINPKYWDVAHADDDVWKQEVAKDQKTTTRLQFVFASPLDDRNQVFPRGEGQKLGVMVNRNPSGSNLFNEVRELRNSILEFLQAPHNPNDGMHFGNEGTVHHAGGSMRMSRDRTGVVDENLRMEAYDNLYVCDVSVFPIIPAANPCLTLAALTLRLADHLVQLL; this is translated from the coding sequence ATGGACTTCGTTCCCTACCATAGTGGGTCAGTGGGTTCTTTGCAGGAATCGGAAACAGCATTTGCAAACCAAATGATAGGAGCTAGATCGTTTATTGCTGCTCCTGTCAAGAAGTTTTACGTGAAATTTCGTACCCAAAGCTACCGTCCCAACCATCTTGTAACAATTCGCAACAATGTTGATGGTTGGTGGCAAGACATATATGGAGCATACTACAATAGTGAATGGGTCTTCTTTTTGGAGGAATCCAAGTATCGAAACGGTCTAAAGATAAAGTTTGTACTTGATCGCCAGGTGTGGATGGAAGGAGAGGACATTCAACTGCAACCATTTGGCGAACATATTTTTACTGAGAAAAGTGTCTTTTTTGGGTCAGTTCCACCTCGGTACTTACACGGTTATGATAATCTGCGAACTGACGATAGCAAGCTTCAACAAGATGCAATTCCCAGGAACAATGACGAGACGATTGAATATGATGTTGTCATCATTGGATCGGGTATGGGAGGAGGTATTCTAGCTGACGCGATCTCCGATAAAGGTCGGCGCGTGCTTGTCTTAGAAGCAGGAAGTTTGCTCTATCCCACACACATGACAAACCTTCCCGGAGACTGGTCTCGACTTCCATCACACCACCAAGTGGGACATTTCACAAACGAGCCAGGGTCAGAGTTCTTGTCCGGCGTACAGATGAATTTTGGAGGTCGCTCTATCTTTTGGTCGGGTCTGATTCCACGCATGCATGATTGGGAAATTCTTGCGTGGCCTGAAAGTATCGGCCAGTACTTAAAGAGTTCTCAGGGATATGACCGTGCGGAAAAACTTATGCGGAAGCAAAAAACGCTTGGTCGTTTCCAAAATCGTGTAGTCAGCGAGTTGCAAGGTGCATTTTCCAACTATAAAGTCGAAGACTTACCGCGATCGCGTCACCAGCCAAATCTTGACAATCAAGGGAGTTTGGAAAACGTTCTCGAAGCGTCTACAGGAACTTTTTCTACCGCATCATTGCTACTGGATTCTCTTTCATTTAACGGTCCGGTAGGACGAGATAATCTGACGATTAACTTAAATCACCTGGTGACTCATATAGAAACTGATGGTAGCAAAGCTGTTGCTGTGGTATGCCAGGATTTAATAGGCAATCAGCAACGTCGTTATCGCGCAAAGCGTATTGTTCTGGCGGCTGGTTCTCTGGAAACGCCACGAATTGCCATGGGTAGCAAGCTTTCTGACCCCAATCAAAAAATCGGCGTAGGTTTGACAGACCATCCGGCTTTTTTCTCAAATACTTATGAGCTGGACTTGAACAGCCCATATAACGGATTTGAAAATCATGCCAAGATATTAATGTACCACAAACAGGCAACGACGACTGAACATCCTTATAACGTTGAGTTGCTGATCAATCCAAAATATTGGGATGTAGCACACGCAGATGATGATGTTTGGAAGCAAGAAGTTGCAAAAGACCAAAAGACAACAACTCGCCTGCAGTTTGTTTTTGCCAGTCCACTTGATGACCGCAACCAGGTTTTTCCACGAGGTGAAGGACAAAAGTTGGGGGTGATGGTAAACCGCAACCCATCAGGCTCAAATCTGTTTAATGAAGTACGGGAACTACGCAATAGTATCCTCGAATTTCTGCAAGCACCTCACAACCCCAACGATGGAATGCATTTTGGGAATGAAGGAACGGTGCATCATGCTGGTGGTTCAATGCGGATGAGTCGCGATCGCACGGGAGTGGTTGATGAAAATCTTAGAATGGAGGCATATGATAATCTGTATGTTTGTGATGTGTCTGTCTTTCCAATTATTCCGGCGGCAAATCCATGCTTGACACTGGCGGCGTTGACTCTTCGTCTTGCTGACCACTTGGTTCAGTTGTTGTAA
- a CDS encoding XisI protein yields MQRNAEEYEVQTIFDDQQDHYQLLYVGWRGNKRHFGCILHLDIKDGKIWIQHDGTEEGIANRLVEMGVPKQDIILAFHEPYIRQFTGFGMS; encoded by the coding sequence ATGCAGCGAAATGCCGAAGAGTATGAGGTGCAGACGATTTTCGACGATCAGCAGGATCACTACCAACTACTTTATGTGGGCTGGCGTGGAAATAAACGTCATTTTGGCTGTATTTTGCATCTTGATATCAAGGATGGAAAAATCTGGATTCAGCATGATGGTACGGAAGAGGGAATTGCCAATCGGTTAGTTGAAATGGGAGTTCCGAAGCAAGATATTATTCTGGCGTTTCATGAGCCTTATATACGCCAATTTACTGGGTTTGGTATGAGCTAG
- a CDS encoding XisH family protein: MAKDRFHDVVRTALEKEGWKITDDPYEINVDDVDFEIDLAAEQLLAAEREGRKIAVEIKSFISTSNVSEFHTALGQFLNYRDALEKIESDRQLYLAVRVPTYESFFQRRFIASAVERYQLRLVIYDVQREVIDQWL; this comes from the coding sequence ATGGCAAAAGATCGATTTCATGATGTTGTCAGAACTGCCTTAGAAAAAGAGGGCTGGAAGATTACAGACGACCCTTATGAAATTAATGTGGATGATGTAGATTTTGAAATTGATTTAGCAGCAGAGCAACTTTTAGCAGCAGAACGAGAGGGGCGGAAAATCGCAGTAGAGATTAAAAGTTTTATTAGCACATCCAATGTTTCAGAATTTCATACCGCTTTGGGACAGTTTCTCAACTATCGGGATGCGCTAGAAAAAATTGAAAGCGATCGCCAGCTTTATCTGGCAGTTCGCGTACCGACTTATGAGAGTTTCTTTCAACGACGGTTCATTGCTTCGGCTGTTGAGCGGTATCAATTGCGATTGGTGATTTACGATGTGCAACGGGAGGTTATCGATCAATGGCTGTAG